One genomic region from Myripristis murdjan chromosome 7, fMyrMur1.1, whole genome shotgun sequence encodes:
- the si:ch73-70k4.1 gene encoding uncharacterized protein si:ch73-70k4.1 isoform X3: MAENFPKSKLKRKKCAEIIQTKSVLKSSQLSPGSGAAAPQTGRSAAPPAAWWDSEQLPASHTLWLLTLSCAVPHLEDQRWAPVPELPHVSPARPDPCKPGDEQWCDLSEEVAPFPEPSSPPTRVSPTLNPLTLSSSFQELPAQAGSAAIAPDAVVLETRSVPLHDKQPCVRSWDTRASLPQPGSDGEERKQSRLIEGQHLAKQRNICGSQAPLQREGENEQEVEDKEEALRSCSRDGADGGGRGGLQSCPMCLLVFPAGFTQMDCDGHLAQCLSEMNADMTW, from the exons ATGGCGGAGAACTTCCCCAAGTCTAAACTGAAACGGAAGAAATGCGCGGAGATAATTCAGACGAAAAGTGTGCTGAAGAGCAGCCAGCTCAGCCCGGGCTCCGGCGCCGCGGCACCACAGACCGGCAG GTCGGCGGCTCCTCCAGCAGCATGGTGGGACTCAGAGCAGCTgcctgcatcacacacactgtggctccTCACACTCAGCTGTGCTGTGCCACACCTGGAGGACCAGCGCTGGGCCCCTGTTCCTGAGCTCCCACATGTGTCCCCTGCG agaCCTGATCCATGTAAGCCAGGTGATGAGCAGTGGTGTGATCTGAGTGAAGAAGTTGCCCCCTTTCCTGAACCCTCTTCCCCTCCTACGAGGGTTTCACCCACTCTGAACCCTTTGACTCTCAGCTCCTCCTTTCAGGAACTCCCAGCACAGGCTGGATCAGCAGCAATAGCTCCTGATGCTGTGGTCCTCGAAACACGTTCGGTGCCTCTCCACGACAAACAGCCCTGTGTCCGTAGTTGGGACACGCGTGCATCATTACCACAACCTGGGAGTGAtggtgaggagaggaaacagagcagaCTCATTGAAGGGCAGCATCTTGCAAAGCAGAGGAACATTTGTGGAAGCCAAGCTCCTCTGCAGAGGGAGGGTGAAAATGAGCAGGAGGTAGAGGACAAAGAGGAGGCTctcaggagctgcagcagagatggagctgatggaggaggaagaggagggctgCAGAGCTGCCCCATGTGTCTGCTGGTGTTCCCTGCTGG